In the Sus scrofa isolate TJ Tabasco breed Duroc chromosome 7, Sscrofa11.1, whole genome shotgun sequence genome, one interval contains:
- the NEDD8 gene encoding NEDD8: MLIKVKTLTGKEIEIDIEPTDKVERIKERVEEKEGIPPQQQRLIYSGKQMNDEKTAADYKILGGSVLHLVLALRGGGGLRQ; the protein is encoded by the exons ACGCTGACGGGAAAGGAGATTGAGATTGACATTGAACCCACAGACAAG GTGGAGCGAATCAAAGAGCGtgtggaggagaaagagggaattcCCCCACAGCAGCAGAGGCTCATCTACAGTGGTAAACAGAT GAACGATGAGAAGACAGCAGCTGATTACAAGATACTGGGTGGCTCCGTCCTCCACCTGGTGTTGGCTCTGAGAGGAGGAGGTGGTCTTAGGCAGTGA